One window of Saccharomyces kudriavzevii IFO 1802 strain IFO1802 genome assembly, chromosome: 10 genomic DNA carries:
- the ILM1 gene encoding Ilm1p (similar to Saccharomyces cerevisiae ILM1 (YJR118C); ancestral locus Anc_7.504): protein MAQALNYTNIAFFRVAFLFTIAFFCVKNVNSILQNTYFLVLTQAMNLPELTLSRYNGQLGLFAILFVLNGIHDLIPLLENNVKYFQSIVPVRLLIFFILTGTSYLWESNFYIHNNSVFIYCFAEVWINFLLYNAVREEKNEEFKRLNQFVVNEEDIEEPQPFIVKTETTEIIEITNDDDDEDESDEDRGDEGDKE, encoded by the coding sequence ATGGCCCAAGCCTTAAATTATACTAATATAGCTTTTTTCAGAGTGGCATTTTTGTTTACGATTGCCTTCTTTTGTGTAAAGAATGTTAATTCAATTTTGCAGAACACATACTTCTTAGTCTTAACGCAAGCAATGAATTTACCTGAATTAACATTATCACGTTACAATGGTCAATTGGGCCTTTTCGCTATTCTATTTGTGCTTAATGGTATCCATGATCTGATTCCACTACTAGAGAACAATGTCAAATATTTCCAATCTATCGTCCCAGTTAGATTactaattttcttcattttaacAGGTACTTCATACCTTTGGGAGTCAAATTTTTATATCCACAATAACTCTGTTTTCATTTACTGTTTTGCAGAAGTTTGGATAAATTTCCTGTTATATAATGCTGTTAGGGAGGAGAAAAACgaagaattcaaaagattgaaTCAATTTGTGGTTAATGAAGAGGATATTGAGGAACCTCAGCCATTTATCGTGAAAACTGAAACCACGGAAATCATCGAGATAaccaatgatgatgatgatgaagatgagagCGACGAAGATCGTGGTGATGAAGGTGACAAAGAGTGA
- the STE24 gene encoding zinc metalloprotease (similar to Saccharomyces cerevisiae STE24 (YJR117W); ancestral locus Anc_7.501) translates to MFDLKTILDRPNIPWKLIIAAFSIAQFSFESYLTYRQYQKLSETKLPPVLEDEIDDETFHKSRNYSRAKAKFSIFGDVYNLAQKLVFIKYDFFPKIWHMAVTLSNAVLPVRFHMVSTVAQSLCFLGLLSSLSTLVDLPLSYYSHFVLEEKFGFNKLTVKLWITDMIKSITLAYAIGGPILYLFLKIFDKFPTDFLWYIMVFLFVVQILAMTIIPVFIMPLFNKFTPLEDGELKKSIENLADRVGFPLDKIFVIDGSKRSSHSNAYFTGLPFTSKRIVLFDTLVNSNSTDEITAVLAHEIGHWQKNHIVNMVIFSQLHTFLIFSLFTSVYRNSSFYNTFGFFVEGSAGSFIDPVITKGFPIIIGFMLFNDLLAPLECAMQFVMSLISRTHEYQADAYAKKLGYKQNLCRALIDLQIKNLSTMNVDPLYSSYHYSHPTLAERLTALDYVSEKKKN, encoded by the coding sequence ATGTTTGATCTCAAGACAATTCTCGACCGCCCTAATATCCCGTGGAAGTTGATCATTGCCGCGTTTTCGATTGCTCAATTCTCCTTCGAATCGTACTTGACCTACAGGCAATACCAAAAGCTTTCTGAAACAAAGCTACCACCTGTCCTAGAAGACGAAATCGACGATGAAACTTTCCACAAGTCCAGGAACTACTCCCGGGCTAAGGCAAAATTCTCCATCTTCGGCGATGTCTACAACCTGGCACAGAAACTagtcttcatcaaatacGACTTCTTCCCTAAAATCTGGCACATGGCCGTGACTTTGTCAAACGCGGTCCTGCCGGTCAGATTCCATATGGTCTCCACCGTCGCTCAGAGTTTGTGTTTCTTGGGTCTCTTATCCAGTTTGTCCACCTTGGTTGATTTGCCACTTTCTTACTACAGTCATTTTGTCctggaagaaaagttcGGTTTCAATAAATTGACCGTCAAATTATGGATCACCGACATGATCAAGAGCATAACTTTGGCCTACGCCATTGGTGGCCCCATTCTTTACCTTTTTCTaaagatttttgataaattccCCACCGATTTCCTTTGGTACATTATGGTTTTCTTGTTCGTCGTCCAAATCTTAGCCATGACAATCATCCCAGTCTTCATCATGCCCttattcaataaattcaCCCCCTTGGAAGATGgtgaattaaaaaaatctattgaaaatttggcTGATAGAGTGGGTTTCCCTCTGgacaaaatttttgtcattgaTGGCTCCAAAAGATCTTCCCATTCAAACGCCTATTTCACGGGTTTACCCTTCACCAGCAAGAGAATTGTTTTGTTCGACACCCTAGTCAACAGTAACTCCACCGACGAAATTACAGCTGTCTTGGCTCACGAAATTGGTCActggcaaaaaaatcacatCGTCAACATGGTCATCTTCAGCCAGTTGCACactttcctcattttctctCTCTTCACTAGCGTCTACAGAaactcttcattttataaCACCTTTGGCTTTTTCGTGGAGGGCTCCGCGGGCAGTTTCATCGACCCAGTCATCACTAAAGGGTTTCCTATCATCATCGGATTCATGTTATTCAACGATTTACTGGCTCCACTAGAATGTGCTATGCAATTCGTGATGAGTTTAATTTCTAGAACTCATGAATATCAAGCTGATGCCTATGCTAAGAAATTGGGCTACAAGCAAAATCTATGCAGAGCTTTAATTGATCTGCAAATCAAAAACCTTTCTACCATGAATGTAGATCCCCTGTATTCTAGCTACCATTACTCTCATCCAACATTAGCTGAGAGATTAACGGCCTTGGATTATGTTagcgaaaagaaaaaaaactaa
- the SKDI10G3200 gene encoding uncharacterized protein (similar to Saccharomyces cerevisiae YJR120W): MPPGAQGATPCFATYNGQSTASSGGVPGGPLVGQAVQGYSNLRAVSYNTYKERIFCINLVCVLWNENFGLTFF; the protein is encoded by the coding sequence ATGCCACCCGGCGCACAGGGCGCCACTCCGTGTTTCGCGACGTACAATGGCCAATCAACGGCGAGCTCCGGGGGCGTGCCGGGTGGGCCCCTCGTCGGCCAAGCAGTGCAGGGATATTCCAATCTTCGAGCTGTGAGCTACAACACTTATAAAGAACGCATTTTTTGCATTAACCTCGTTTGCGTATTATGGAATGAGAACTTCGGTTTgacctttttttga
- the SKDI10G3150 gene encoding uncharacterized protein (similar to Saccharomyces cerevisiae YJR115W; ancestral locus Anc_7.483): MSPYMTIPQQYLYISKIRSKLSECALARHHHRELDLRKMVGHANLLDRILDEIDALESEFVLYDSADGPARAPTVHSSSSTQRDSSPLTASICPIKIM, translated from the coding sequence ATGTCCCCGTACATGACCATCCCACAGCAGTACTTATATATCAGCAAGATTCGTTCCAAGCTGTCCGAGTGCGCCCTGGCTCGACACCACCACAGAGAGCTTGATCTGCGGAAAATGGTCGGCCACGCCAACCTGCTGGACAGGATCCTCGACGAAATCGACGCTCTCGAGAGCGAATTCGTACTCTACGACAGCGCAGATGGTCCCGCTAGAGCTCCGACAGTCcattcctcttcttccacGCAAAGGGACTCGTCTCCTCTCACCGCCAGCATCTGCCCCATCAAAATTATGTGA
- the YMR1 gene encoding phosphatidylinositol-3-phosphatase YMR1 (similar to Saccharomyces cerevisiae YMR1 (YJR110W); ancestral locus Anc_7.491), which produces MEYIKIAKVSNVVLHRRGTATQGTLHLTTHHLIFESPQLSTEFWFPYPLIYGVHKNPGSTLLSKLTSTNQIQLEGTDSQNYKLYQGKDLWSFVNIKIIGKDYVVFSLDFGSDLHSQARKVYDSILNLTVVNNITQLYAFIYISNNLEKKLPLPSSWEIYDPISEFRRQGLDDCDESCPWRLSTVNEHYDFCPTYPSKLFVPRSTSDILLKHASKFRSQKRIPVLTYHHKATDCNILRSSQPLPGLINQRSIQDEKLVLESFSSFCNKDIKRNKHMIVDARPRTNALAQMALGGGTENMDNYNFFLANDNLGVDKSIKLPTVTRLFLGIDNIHIVSNTAAYMTEIICQAGDLNLPLEQNLIKSQKFSNWLKLNTLILKSVDMLLKSIIFNHSNVLVHCSDGWDRTSQVVSLLEICLDPFYRTFEGFMILVEKDWCSFGHRFLERSGHLNSDIRFHDNTMHSLFNDSDTNGDNLDVDGNNQDDYGEDDDNDEEDTNLINLSRISKKFNENFRLNKKSLKFVSPVFQQFLDCVYQLLTQDPDSFEFNERFLRRLVYHLYSCQYGTFLSNNEREKFQQNLPNKTGSVWDYFRSRRKQFINPTFECRKTSSEKKDDDHGAEEEEKVEWISPDLKKIHWWWQLYGKKDAEMNDELRHKRDPPSLPVDNNSKGHCNSDSGKGLNLSIFGFDMFNRK; this is translated from the coding sequence ATGGAGTACATCAAGATCGCCAAAGTCTCTAATGTGGTACTGCATAGAAGAGGCACGGCCACGCAAGGCACTTTGCACTTGACTACTCATCATTTGATCTTTGAATCACCGCAACTGTCGACGGAATTCTGGTTCCCCTATCCGTTGATTTATGGAGTGCATAAAAACCCGGGTAGTACATTGCTGTCGAAGTTGACCTCAACCAACCAAATACAATTGGAAGGTACAGATTCTCAGAACTACAAACTTTACCAGGGCAAAGATCTTTGGTCGTTTGTGAATATCAAGATTATCGGGAAGGATTATGTGGTGTTCTCGTTGGATTTTGGCAGTGATTTGCACTCACAGGCAAGAAAAGTGTATGATTCCATCTTAAATCTGACCGTCGTCAACAATATCACGCAGCTATACGCCTTTATTTACATTTCCAATAatctggaaaagaaattgccTCTGCCAAGTAGCTGGGAAATATATGATCCAATTAGCGAATTTCGAAGGCAAGGCCTCGACGATTGTGATGAATCTTGTCCCTGGAGATTATCTACGGTAAATGAGCATTATGATTTTTGTCCAACTTATCCTTCAAAACTTTTTGTACCGAGATCTACTTCGGATATATTATTAAAACATGCTTCTAAGTTTAGATCACAAAAAAGAATCCCTGTTTTGACTTATCACCACAAGGCGACAGACTGTAACATTCTTAGATCGTCCCAACCTTTGCCTGGCTTAATCAATCAGAGATCTattcaagatgaaaaattggtccTGGAGAGTTTTAGCTCATTTTGTAATAAAGATATCAAGAGAAACAAGCATATGATAGTGGATGCAAGACCCAGGACCAATGCGTTGGCGCAAATGGCCCTTGGTGGTGGGACGGAAAATATGGACAactacaatttttttttagcgAATGATAACCTAGGTGTTGATAAAAGTATAAAACTGCCCACTGTGACAAGACTATTTCTCGGTATAGATAACATCCATATTGTATCCAACACAGCTGCATACATGACAGAAATTATCTGCCAAGCTGGCGACTTGAATCTACCTTTGGAACAAAATTTGATCAAGTCGCAAAAATTCTCCAATTGGTTGAAATTGAACACTcttattttgaaatctgtGGACATGCTTCTGAAATCCATAATATTCAATCATTCTAACGTGCTGGTTCACTGTTCGGACGGTTGGGACAGAACCAGTCAAGTTGTTTCGCTGTTAGAGATTTGTCTAGATCCATTTTATAGAACTTTTGAAGGGTTTATGATACTAGTGGAAAAGGACTGGTGCTCCTTTGGTCATAGGTTCTTGGAAAGGAGTGGTCATCTAAATTCTGACATTAGGTTTCATGATAACACTATGCATTCCCTGTTTAATGACAGTGATACAAATGGCGATAATCTTGACGTGGATGGTAACAACCAAGATGACTATGGCGAAGATGATGACAACGATGAAGAGGATACAAATTTAATCAATTTAAGTAGGATTTCTAAGAAATTCAACGAAAATTTCAGattgaacaagaaaagtCTGAAGTTCGTTTCCCCTGTTTTTCAGCAATTTCTAGATTGTGTGTATCAATTGTTGACGCAAGATCCAGATTCATTTGAGTTCAACGAGAGATTTCTGAGAAGGTTAGTGTATCATCTGTATTCATGCCAATATGGAACATTCCTTTCAAACAacgaaagggaaaaattcCAACAGAACTTACCAAACAAGACTGGAAGCGTCTGGGATTATTTTAGATCTCGACGGAAGCAATTCATAAATCCGACCTTTGAATGCAGAAAAACTAGCAGcgaaaagaaggatgatGATCATGGAGCTgaggaggaggaaaaaGTGGAGTGGATTTCGCCagacttgaagaaaatccatTGGTGGTGGCAGTtatatggaaaaaaagacgcAGAAATGAACGATGAGCTACGCCATAAAAGAGATCCGCCATCACTACCAGTGGACAACAATAGTAAAGGGCATTGTAATTCTGACAGTGGTAAGGGTTTAAACCTATCAATTTTTGGGTTTGATATGTTTAATAGAAAATGA
- the PXP2 gene encoding Pxp2p (similar to Saccharomyces cerevisiae YJR111C; ancestral locus Anc_7.490) has protein sequence MNQILNAQRLIQLSQFHPKLKDIWYLVAAATFSVCNEPQEIPKLYHYAMLLSNDNAHMYRFTLAFQTIDLLRSDLSVRKSLINENYQQPTFFQKQLTAKFREVILKTGPLAGLPRAINGLTVLKETTPDNLLPHLDPIDPWEAAMGNCSPLSETAMRRKHDKTIQERDHTIQNGLRHWNSIYNKVSARVVNNLNSSYPDLWYYTLVHVYGPLLAFDEIISAQEASLVIIASLVPQDVNPQLRGHLKGALNIGCDKQTVEAVRGLAILISQWCGVTWKSGVVKL, from the coding sequence ATGAACCAGATACTAAACGCCCAAAGACTGATACAGCTATCACAATTCCATCCTAAACTGAAAGACATATGGTACCTTGTTGCCGCCGCCACATTCAGCGTCTGTAATGAGCCGCAGGAAATACCCAAGTTATACCACTATGCCATGCTACTCAGTAATGACAACGCCCATATGTATAGATTCACATTAGCCTTCCAAACCATTGACTTACTACGTTCAGATTTATCGGTAAGGAAGAGTCTGATCAATGAAAATTACCAACAACctacttttttccaaaagcaATTAACGGCAAAGTTCAGGGAAGTCATTCTCAAAACGGGGCCCTTAGCCGGCCTTCCAAGGGCCATTAATGGCCTCACTGTGCTAAAAGAAACCACTCCGGACAATTTACTGCCGCATTTAGATCCAATAGACCCATGGGAGGCTGCAATGGGTAACTGTTCTCCACTTTCAGAAACCGCTATGAGAAGAAAACATGACAAAACCATTCAGGAAAGAGATCACACCATACAGAATGGGTTGCGGCACTGGAATTCCATATACAATAAAGTTTCCGCCCGCGTGGTCAATAATCTGAATTCCTCGTATCCAGACTTATGGTACTATACACTAGTCCACGTGTATGGTCCCTTACTCGcatttgatgaaataaTATCCGCCCAAGAGGCAAGCTTAGTCATAATTGCCTCTTTGGTTCCTCAGGACGTTAACCCTCAATTACGTGGGCATTTGAAGGGCGCATTGAATATAGGCTGTGATAAGCAGACCGTGGAGGCGGTGAGAGGATTGGCTATACTTATATCTCAGTGGTGTGGTGTTACCTGGAAATCTGGTGTCGTAAAATTATGA
- the NNF1 gene encoding MIND complex subunit NNF1 (similar to Saccharomyces cerevisiae NNF1 (YJR112W); ancestral locus Anc_7.489) produces MANSHGIRYIRLKQVFNRALDQSISKLQSWDKVSSCFPQYVNSKQGAINVANCQRQLTEFWTELCQREFKEIMEERSVEQRLNDLDELISEAKERYTDRDDVGGEAPAIDELSSKELVDCHIYSQRIHAVHEIDGRLAKVNEMNDQLARELEDLEAQVDVEKNEINKMYDEYLGSHADQPVNGLLVQSLNDMVLELKENY; encoded by the coding sequence ATGGCGAATTCACATGGGATTCGGTACATTCGGTTGAAGCAGGTCTTCAATCGCGCGTTAGATCAATCGATCTCGAAACTACAGAGTTGGGACAAAGTCAGTTCGTGCTTCCCGCAATACGTGAATAGCAAGCAAGGCGCCATAAATGTTGCCAACTGTCAGCGTCAGTTGACGGAATTCTGGACGGAGTTGTGCCAGCGCGAGTTCAAAGAGATCATGGAGGAGCGAAGCGTGGAGCAGAGACTAAATGATTTGGACGAACTGATCTCGGAAGCCAAGGAACGCTACACGGATCGAGACGACGTTGGCGGCGAGGCACCTGCGATCGACGAACTTTCCAGCAAAGAGCTCGTAGATTGCCACATATACAGTCAGCGGATACACGCCGTGCACGAGATAGACGGGCGGCTGGCCAAAGTGAACGAGATGAACGATCAGTTGGCTCGGGAGCTGGAGGATCTGGAGGCACAAGTGGATGTGGAGAAGAACGAAATCAACAAGATGTACGACGAGTATCTGGGCTCTCACGCGGACCAACCGGTCAATGGGCTGCTGGTGCAAAGCCTGAATGACATGGTTTTAGAGCTCAAGGAAAACTATTGA
- the TDA4 gene encoding Tda4p (similar to Saccharomyces cerevisiae TDA4 (YJR116W); ancestral locus Anc_7.500) — protein MNSNSTATAVGLASPFEKLSFFPHSSNLILAHLHEIIFSFIFYQLAFSVLAPFLNRVIFRKHYTTIRDPLLKVDFDVHIVSMIQAIVSNTVLLPTLTTPMHYNVVTYTDSYSSMVSSLSAGYFIWDLTMCMRHFKLYGIEFTGHAVGSVYVMLLSLRPFCQPWIGRFLIYEASTPFVNINWFIMQCNAKSKNCIPLWFNVVNGLLLMTVFFVVRICWGTIASALLFKQMWNVRDELPKVSAVAMMSLNIFMNWLNVLWFKKMLKIAKKLAKPAPAKLD, from the coding sequence ATGAACTCCAACTCCACCGCAACAGCTGTCGGCCTCGCCAGCCCCTTCGAGAAGCTGTCCTTCTTCCCTCACTCGTCCAACTTGATCCTCGCCCATCTGCACGAAATCATCTTCAGCTTCATCTTCTACCAGCTCGCCTTCTCCGTCCTCGCACCGTTCTTGAATAGGGTGATCTTCCGCAAACACTACACCACAATTCGTGACCCGCTGTTGAAAGTCGACTTCGACGTCCACATCGTCTCGATGATCCAGGCCATCGTCTCGAACACCGTCCTGCTACCCACCCTTACTACGCCGATGCACTACAACGTCGTCACTTACACAGACTCGTACAGCTCCATGGTGTCCTCGCTCAGCGCAGGCTACTTCATCTGGGACTTGACCATGTGCATGCGCCACTTCAAGCTCTACGGTATCGAATTCACCGGCCACGCGGTCGGGTCCGTGTACGTGATGCTGCTGTCCTTGAGGCCGTTTTGCCAGCCCTGGATCGGCAGGTTCCTTATCTACGAGGCTTCTACCCCCTTCGTCAACATCAACTGGTTCATCATGCAATGCAACGCCAAGAGCAAGAACTGCATCCCTCTGTGGTTCAACGTCGTCAACGGCCTTCTGCTCATGACcgtcttcttcgtcgtGAGGATCTGTTGGGGCACCATCGCATCCGCCCTCCTGTTCAAGCAGATGTGGAACGTCAGGGACGAGTTGCCCAAGGTATCCGCCGTCGCCATGATGTCATTGAACATTTTCATGAACTGGTTAAACGTCCTCTGGTTCAAGAAGATGCTCAAGATCGCCAAGAAACTCGCAAAACCAGCTCCGGCAAAACTCGATTAA
- the JHD2 gene encoding histone demethylase (similar to Saccharomyces cerevisiae JHD2 (YJR119C); ancestral locus Anc_7.505), protein MEEIPTLHPTKQEFENPIDYLSNPHIRRLGIRYGMIKIIPPENFSPPLSIDVEGFTFQPRIQNLENLDLRNRCRLFFMKQLNNFNRSTRDPTKPMLKVPYSVVEYSGSAHASERLPKKVYFYDIFAELIKDRQAPTDTSQYSRRKLKFRDIFQIRDDSSLWKNISKKFKVPTDSLKQIFEGYIASYYIFLHSLKGNVHAALHNDQYPKSLLSDDEDNLDLGSDSEEDDDEACIICGRTDDPKGTILCDSCDKPFHMCCLTPPLEHVPAGDWICNTCIVGNGYYGFTQDTHYYSLLEFQNYCKKQHSKLLSGRKLSVNELEEMFWNFVTKDHQDALTTVKYGADIHNESPGQITGFPTRAFIPKNLNEDETKDYLRYCDHPMNLTNLPMAHNSLLPLFERNISGMTIPWIYIGSLFSTFCWHMEDQYTLSANYQHQGDPKVWYSIPESGCAKFNDLLKDLSPDLFIKQPDLLHQLVTLISPYDSHFKKSGIPVYKAIQRSNQYIITFPKCYHAGFNTGYNFNEAVNFTMDFWLPYGFGAIMDYKSTQKPCVFDMFDLMINILDSYNKDTLSFNDAFARQCYSSLIVFYNAELKRIRKIQAVVPRQTLLAVNADADDDDGEHDIFCSQCKTICSMAFVLHQLNDTKSGRTYKRRKRNPLTIKQWNEISTTDRNLSVLCTQDFLKTLQNLKSSDDEEACIDDEFYLTKSLEDVDSLMKQVGVKLDK, encoded by the coding sequence ATGGAGGAAATTCCAACTCTACATCCCACGAAACAAGAATTCGAAAATCCCATCGATTACCTCTCTAACCCTCACATCAGGAGGCTGGGCATACGGTATGGTATGATCAAGATCATACCACCGGAGAATTTCTCCCCGCCACTCTCTATTGACGTGGAGGGCTTTACTTTTCAACCGAGAATCCAAAACCTAGAAAACCTAGACCTGAGAAATAGGTGCAGgttatttttcatgaaaCAATTAAATAATTTCAATAGATCTACTAGAGATCCAACGAAACCTATGCTTAAAGTACCTTATTCTGTGGTTGAATATTCGGGTTCGGCCCATGCATCGGAAAGActgccaaaaaaagtgtaCTTTTATGACATTTTCGCTGAATTGATAAAGGACAGGCAGGCGCCCACTGACACTTCTCAATACTCTAGGCGAAAGCTGAAGTTTAGagacatttttcaaataagaGACGATAGTAGCCTCTGGAAGAACATAtctaaaaaattcaaggtACCGACCGATTCACTGAAGCAAATTTTTGAGGGTTATATTGCCTCATACtatatatttcttcattcgCTGAAAGGGAATGTACACGCAGCATTGCACAACGACCAGTATCCGAAGTCATTGCTGAGTGACGATGAGGACAATTTAGATCTTGGGTCCGATTCCGAAGAGGACGATGATGAGGCTTGTATCATCTGTGGCAGGACAGACGACCCAAAGGGAACGATCTTGTGCGATTCGTGTGATAAACCATTCCATATGTGCTGCTTAACACCGCCTTTGGAGCATGTACCCGCCGGTGACTGGATTTGTAATACTTGCATTGTCGGAAATGGATATTATGGCTTCACCCAGGATACGCATTACTACTCACTGCTGGAATTCCAAAACTATTGCAAAAAGCAACATTCGAAACTTTTATCGGGAAGGAAACTGTCTGTAAACGAATTGGAAGAGATGTTTTGGAATTTCGTCACCAAAGACCATCAGGATGCATTGACAACGGTCAAGTACGGTGCTGACATACACAACGAGTCGCCGGGTCAAATCACAGGATTCCCCACGAGAGCATTTATACCCAAGAATctaaatgaagatgaaacaaAGGACTATTTAAGATATTGCGATCATCCCATGAATCTAACTAATTTACCCATGGCTCACAATTCGCTGTTAccattatttgaaagaaacaTCTCGGGCATGACCATTCCTTGGATTTACATTGGCTCATTGTTTTCCACGTTTTGCTGGCACATGGAGGACCAGTATACCCTAAGTGCCAATTATCAGCATCAAGGTGACCCTAAAGTTTGGTACAGTATTCCCGAATCGGGCTGTGCAAAATTCAATGATCTCCTGAAAGATTTATCACCGGACTTATTTATCAAACAGCCAGATTTGTTGCATCAACTGGTGACTTTGATATCTCCATATGATTcacatttcaaaaaatcaggTATTCCTGTGTACAAAGCCATTCAAAGATCTAACCAGTATATTATTACGTTCCCGAAATGCTACCATGCCGGTTTCAACACGGGTTataatttcaatgaagCCGTCAATTTCACTATGGATTTTTGGCTACCCTATGGATTTGGTGCGATTATGGATTATAAATCAACCCAAAAACCGTGTGTTTTTGATATGTTTGATTTGATGATCAACATTTTGGACAGCTACAACAAGGACACTTTATCGTTTAATGACGCCTTCGCTAGACAATGCTATTCTTCATTGATCGTCTTCTATAATGCGGAATTAAAACGTATACGAAAAATCCAAGCCGTTGTGCCACGTCAAACTCTTTTGGCTGTAAATGCTGATgccgatgatgatgatggggAGCACGATATATTCTGTTCCCAGTGCAAGACCATATGTTCAATGGCTTTTGTGTTGCACCAACTCAACGACACCAAATCAGGGAGAACATATAAAAGACGTAAGAGAAATCCTCTAACCATCAAGCAATGGAATGAAATATCTACGACAGACCGTAATTTAAGTGTCCTATGTACACAGGATTTCCTGAAAACGCTACAGAATTTAAAAAGTAGcgacgatgaagaagcgTGTATCGATGACGAGTTTTATTTAACCAAGTCCCTGGAGGACGTTGACTCTTTAATGAAGCAAGTTGGTGTCAAGTTAGACAAATAA
- the RSM7 gene encoding mitochondrial 37S ribosomal protein uS7m (similar to Saccharomyces cerevisiae RSM7 (YJR113C); ancestral locus Anc_7.486) translates to MLCAARRYMLFRPRLLWQSGSGAARFQSSLRTPSSSEGLAEDEVDEWLEAIKELRAEFSAGDYLPETSLAPPGQSKVDLLQGPQAGSQARPTAEQLAQWEALKSVPIPPRNNSTLDHITNMIMRHGKKEKAQSILSKALYLVFCQTRQDPIQALEKSLDELAPLMLTKTFNTGVAKASVIPVPLNKRQRNRIAWNWIVQSANQRVSSDFAVRLGEELVAISRGTSSAFDKRDQIHKTAIAHRAYIQLK, encoded by the coding sequence ATGCTGTGTGCTGCAAGAAGATATATGCTATTTAGGCCACGTCTCCTGTGGCAGAGCGGTTCGGGGGCAGCTCGTTTCCAATCTTCGCTGCGAACACCGAGTAGTAGCGAAGGGTTGGCAGAAGATGAGGTCGACGAATGGCTCGAGGCCATCAAAGAGTTGAGGGCGGAGTTTTCTGCAGGTGATTACCTGCCAGAGACTTCGCTCGCGCCTCCGGGCCAGTCCAAGGTGGACCTTCTGCAGGGACCGCAGGCGGGCTCCCAGGCGAGGCCAACTGCAGAGCAGTTGGCGCAATGGGAGGCCTTGAAGTCCGTACCCATCCCTCCACGCAACAACTCGACGCTGGACCACATCACAAACATGATCATGCGCCACGGCAAGAAGGAGAAGGCACAGTCCATCCTGTCCAAGGCGCTGTACCTGGTGTTCTGCCAGACCCGGCAGGACCCCATCCAGGCCTTGGAAAAGTCGCTGGACGAGCTGGCCCCCCTGATGCTCACCAAGACGTTCAACACGGGCGTGGCCAAGGCCTCCGTCATCCCCGTGCCTCTGAACAAGAGACAGAGAAACAGGATCGCGTGGAACTGGATCGTCCAGAGCGCAAACCAAAGGGTGTCCAGCGACTTCGCCGTGCGTTTGGGCGAGGAGCTCGTCGCCATCTCTAGGGGCACCTCTTCTGCCTTCGACAAGAGAGACCAGATCCACAAGACAGCGATCGCGCACAGAGCATACATTCAATTAAAGTAA